In Mangrovivirga cuniculi, the following proteins share a genomic window:
- a CDS encoding DUF1684 domain-containing protein — protein MKYPFFYLILFCLCLSTSFGQNYEQEILEHRISKDSSFLTDEDSPVEEKNSFKGLNYFSVDPSFKVSGELVKFPGLKMKTFETSSGIQKTYKLYGKLTFTLKGEKFSLPVYQSMIALNGYKDYLFVPFMDQTTGLESYAAGRYLDFSIPEDFDNVIVDFNYSYNPYCAYSEGYSCPIPGKESYLDIEITAGEKDYKDSI, from the coding sequence ATGAAATATCCATTTTTTTATCTTATTCTTTTCTGCTTATGTCTGAGCACCTCCTTTGGTCAAAACTATGAGCAGGAAATTCTGGAACACAGAATTTCAAAAGACTCCTCTTTCCTTACTGATGAAGATTCACCCGTTGAAGAGAAAAACTCCTTCAAGGGATTAAACTATTTTTCTGTGGATCCATCATTTAAAGTCAGTGGTGAGCTAGTTAAGTTTCCAGGATTAAAAATGAAGACTTTTGAAACTTCATCAGGCATTCAAAAAACTTACAAGTTATACGGTAAGCTAACTTTCACGCTAAAGGGTGAAAAGTTTTCTCTTCCGGTTTATCAATCAATGATTGCCTTAAATGGATACAAGGACTATTTATTTGTGCCGTTTATGGATCAAACAACCGGGCTGGAAAGTTATGCTGCAGGTCGTTACCTGGACTTCTCAATTCCTGAAGATTTTGATAATGTAATCGTTGATTTCAACTACTCTTACAATCCTTATTGTGCTTATTCCGAAGGATATTCTTGTCCAATACCTGGCAAGGAAAGCTATCTTGATATTGAGATTACTGCCGGAGAAAAAGACTATAAAGATTCAATTTAA
- a CDS encoding M20 metallopeptidase family protein, protein MSTNGLADKIKKANQEIFSEVLANRRHIHKNPELSFQEHNTCAYVKEQLEKIGVDEIKEMADTGLVALIKGNNPDSSIVALRADMDALPIKEANDVEYKSVNEGVMHACGHDVHTSSLLGTARILNEVKSDFDGTIKLIFQPGEEKFPGGASIMIKEGVLQNPNPKSIIGQHVMPLIDAGKVGFRSGMYMASADEIYVTVKGKGGHGAMPEMNVDPVVITSHIIVALQQIVSRAASPKIPSVLSFGKVIADGATNVIPDEVKVEGTFRTFDEEWRKDAHKRMKKMAEGIAESMGGSCEFNIKVGYPHLKNNPELADRTKSWAKEFLGEENVVDLELWLAGEDFSYYSHEVPACFYRLGTRNEEKGLTNSVHTPKFDIDENALKIGPGLMAWLAIKELENQ, encoded by the coding sequence ATGTCGACAAACGGTCTCGCAGACAAAATAAAAAAAGCTAATCAGGAAATTTTTTCAGAGGTTTTAGCGAACCGACGTCATATACATAAAAATCCGGAACTTTCATTTCAGGAACACAACACATGTGCTTACGTAAAAGAGCAACTCGAAAAAATTGGTGTTGATGAAATAAAGGAGATGGCAGATACCGGTTTAGTTGCTCTGATAAAGGGGAATAATCCAGACTCCTCTATTGTTGCTCTTAGAGCAGACATGGATGCTCTGCCCATTAAGGAGGCTAACGATGTAGAGTACAAATCGGTCAATGAAGGTGTTATGCATGCCTGTGGACACGATGTACATACATCTTCTTTGCTAGGCACGGCTAGAATATTAAATGAAGTCAAATCTGACTTTGATGGAACGATCAAACTGATTTTTCAGCCAGGAGAAGAAAAATTCCCGGGAGGCGCTTCCATCATGATAAAAGAAGGGGTTTTACAAAATCCAAATCCAAAATCGATCATCGGGCAGCATGTGATGCCTCTGATTGATGCAGGAAAGGTAGGATTCCGTTCAGGAATGTACATGGCTTCTGCCGACGAGATTTATGTTACTGTAAAAGGAAAAGGTGGTCATGGAGCTATGCCGGAAATGAACGTTGACCCGGTGGTAATCACTTCTCATATAATCGTTGCTCTTCAGCAAATCGTAAGCAGAGCCGCGAGCCCTAAAATACCTTCTGTACTTTCTTTTGGTAAAGTCATTGCAGATGGAGCTACTAACGTAATACCTGATGAGGTTAAGGTCGAAGGTACCTTCAGAACCTTCGATGAAGAATGGCGCAAAGATGCCCACAAGAGAATGAAAAAGATGGCAGAAGGCATTGCTGAAAGCATGGGCGGATCTTGTGAGTTCAATATTAAGGTTGGATATCCACACCTTAAAAACAATCCGGAGCTGGCAGACCGCACAAAATCCTGGGCGAAAGAATTCCTTGGAGAGGAAAATGTAGTAGACCTCGAACTATGGCTGGCCGGAGAAGACTTTTCTTATTATTCTCATGAAGTTCCAGCTTGTTTTTACAGGCTCGGGACCAGAAATGAAGAAAAAGGACTAACAAACAGTGTTCATACTCCCAAGTTTGATATTGATGAGAACGCACTTAAAATCGGTCCGGGTTTAATGGCATGGCTGGCCATCAAAGAACTTGAAAATCAATAA
- a CDS encoding SPOR domain-containing protein, translating to MEKILKITALFSLILFFQCAGAGKAASGSSAGVKASDDLSQTRPSYEVTMPTDTMKTQQIVKEGPDKTVDNDVTSQVDDTIESINRESRDADYINGFTIQVYSGRSREKANELKNEVYKAVSDYTPKITFDEPNFKVFVGQFYDKIEAHELESKLKATIPTAIIVPTRIKLK from the coding sequence ATGGAAAAGATTTTGAAAATAACAGCCCTATTTAGTTTAATACTATTTTTTCAGTGTGCCGGAGCAGGAAAAGCTGCTTCCGGATCATCTGCAGGTGTAAAAGCTTCTGACGACCTTAGTCAAACAAGGCCAAGTTATGAAGTTACGATGCCTACAGACACAATGAAAACTCAGCAAATTGTCAAAGAGGGACCGGACAAAACAGTTGACAACGATGTTACCTCACAAGTTGACGATACCATCGAATCAATAAACCGGGAGTCCAGAGATGCTGATTATATTAATGGATTCACAATCCAGGTATATAGTGGAAGAAGCAGGGAAAAAGCCAATGAATTAAAAAATGAGGTTTATAAAGCTGTTAGTGACTATACACCTAAAATAACATTTGACGAACCTAATTTTAAAGTTTTCGTCGGGCAGTTCTACGATAAAATTGAGGCTCATGAGCTGGAAAGTAAATTAAAAGCAACTATTCCAACAGCTATAATTGTGCCTACAAGAATAAAACTTAAATAA
- the secA gene encoding preprotein translocase subunit SecA — MIDFITKGLSKLFGTKSEKDVKELLPIVEKINKEYEALKDISDDELRAKTEELKSYIDEKLKHFDDEIEELHTKADDPELNVHQKEAVYDKIDKLEEDRNEDLEKVLEEILPKGFAIVKDTARRFMNNGQMVVTANNTDRELAVNHDNIEIDGDKAIWHNEWKAAGSTITWNMLHYDVQLIGGIVLHQGKIAEMATGEGKTLVATLPAFLNALARRGVHIVTVNDYLAKRDSEWMAPIFQFHGMQVDCIDKYQPNSEERRQAYKADITYGTNNEFGFDYLRDNMARETGDLVQRRHHFAMIDEVDSVLVDDARTPLIISGPIPKGDEHEFYDLKPRLSGLFEAQKKLVSQYLQEAKKLIAEGNEKEGGLSLFRAYRGLPKYKPLIKYLSQTGIKTILQKTENIYLAENQKLMPEADAPLYFTIEEKTNSIELTEKGIERITKEDEDPNFFIMPDIGTEIANLEKDESLSKDELHEKKESIISDYSVKSQRIHSVNQLLRAYALYEKDTEYIIVDDKVKIVDEQTGRVMEGRRYSDGLHQAIEAKENVKVEDATQTYATITLQNYFRMYHKLAGMTGTAETEAGEFWEIYKLDVVVIPTNRPIVRDDREDLVYKTVREKFNAVVDEIVRLTDAGRPVLVGTTSVEISEILSRMLKLRNIKHQVLNAKQHAKEADVVAEAGKPGTVTIATNMAGRGTDIKLTPESKEAGGLAIIGTERHESRRVDRQLRGRAGRQGDPGSSQFYVSLEDNLMRLFGSDRVSKWMDRMGLKEGEVIQHSMISKSIERAQKKVEENNFGIRKRLLEYDDVMNSQREVIYKRRKNALFGERLKVDILNMLYDTSEDIIAMYKGIEDIESFNFACLSTLGIEPPFDEDKLKSTPADKLTEELYEISLKEYDKKNQLIREKAYPIIQKVFEERGATVEEILVPFTDGKKQIGISTNLKRNVETECDELINSMEKMITLALIDQNWKEHLRDMDDLKQSVQNAVYEQKDPLLIYKFEGFELFKKFVARLNEETISFLLKANLPVQEADEVKAAHQAKRQKLKESKEDSGSLLSRQGQAAPPQGNRPPAQKVQPMKSEKVAGRNDKVTVQYTDGTVKKDVKFKTVEEDVNNNKCVIIES, encoded by the coding sequence ATGATTGATTTTATAACGAAAGGTCTTTCGAAGTTATTTGGAACGAAGTCGGAAAAAGATGTTAAAGAACTTCTTCCTATCGTAGAGAAAATAAACAAGGAATATGAGGCGCTCAAAGACATTTCGGACGATGAGTTAAGAGCTAAAACCGAAGAGTTAAAAAGCTACATAGATGAAAAGCTGAAACACTTCGATGACGAAATAGAAGAGCTTCACACTAAAGCTGATGATCCTGAACTGAACGTTCATCAAAAAGAGGCGGTTTACGATAAGATCGATAAACTCGAAGAAGATAGAAATGAGGATCTTGAAAAAGTGCTTGAAGAAATTCTTCCAAAAGGTTTTGCAATAGTAAAAGATACAGCAAGAAGATTCATGAACAACGGTCAGATGGTCGTGACGGCTAACAATACTGATCGGGAGCTTGCTGTAAATCATGATAATATAGAAATAGATGGTGATAAAGCGATCTGGCATAACGAATGGAAAGCTGCAGGATCGACAATCACCTGGAATATGCTTCACTACGATGTGCAGCTGATCGGTGGTATCGTACTTCACCAGGGTAAAATCGCAGAGATGGCTACAGGTGAAGGTAAAACTCTTGTTGCTACGCTACCAGCATTTTTGAATGCTCTAGCAAGAAGAGGTGTGCATATTGTTACAGTTAACGACTACCTCGCGAAACGTGATAGTGAGTGGATGGCTCCTATTTTTCAGTTTCATGGTATGCAGGTAGACTGTATTGATAAATACCAGCCTAACTCTGAAGAAAGACGACAGGCTTACAAAGCAGACATTACCTATGGTACCAATAATGAGTTTGGTTTCGATTACCTGAGAGATAACATGGCTCGCGAAACCGGTGACCTTGTTCAGCGAAGACACCACTTTGCAATGATCGATGAGGTTGACTCCGTGTTAGTCGATGATGCCAGAACCCCACTTATTATTTCTGGTCCGATACCTAAAGGAGATGAGCATGAGTTTTATGACCTGAAGCCAAGATTATCAGGATTATTTGAGGCTCAGAAAAAACTTGTTTCTCAATACCTGCAAGAAGCAAAAAAGCTAATAGCTGAAGGTAATGAAAAAGAAGGTGGACTTTCTTTATTCCGTGCTTACAGAGGTCTTCCTAAGTACAAACCTTTGATCAAATATCTCAGCCAGACTGGTATCAAAACAATCCTGCAGAAAACTGAGAATATTTACCTTGCAGAAAACCAAAAGCTGATGCCTGAGGCTGATGCTCCATTATATTTTACAATTGAGGAAAAAACTAACTCAATAGAACTGACTGAAAAAGGTATTGAGAGAATTACTAAGGAGGATGAAGATCCTAATTTCTTTATCATGCCTGATATTGGTACTGAAATAGCTAACCTTGAAAAAGATGAAAGCCTCAGCAAAGATGAGCTTCACGAGAAAAAGGAAAGCATTATCAGTGATTACTCAGTAAAATCACAGAGAATCCACTCTGTTAACCAGTTATTAAGAGCTTATGCCTTATACGAAAAAGACACTGAGTATATTATCGTTGACGACAAAGTTAAAATCGTTGATGAGCAGACCGGTCGTGTAATGGAAGGGCGTCGCTATTCTGACGGCTTACACCAGGCAATTGAAGCGAAAGAAAATGTAAAAGTTGAGGACGCAACTCAAACATACGCTACAATCACCCTACAGAATTATTTCAGAATGTATCACAAGCTGGCTGGTATGACTGGTACAGCAGAGACTGAAGCCGGAGAGTTCTGGGAAATCTACAAACTGGATGTAGTTGTAATTCCAACAAACAGACCAATCGTCAGAGATGATCGTGAGGATCTCGTTTATAAAACTGTAAGAGAGAAGTTTAATGCAGTAGTTGATGAAATTGTACGACTGACAGATGCCGGAAGGCCTGTTCTTGTGGGTACTACTTCTGTAGAGATCAGTGAGATCCTGAGTCGTATGCTTAAATTAAGAAACATTAAGCACCAGGTATTAAATGCGAAGCAGCACGCTAAAGAAGCTGATGTTGTTGCTGAAGCAGGAAAACCGGGCACTGTGACGATCGCAACCAACATGGCCGGTCGTGGTACGGATATTAAGCTTACTCCTGAGTCAAAAGAAGCCGGAGGACTTGCTATCATCGGTACGGAAAGACACGAATCAAGAAGGGTTGACAGACAGCTTAGAGGTCGTGCCGGTAGACAGGGAGACCCGGGATCTTCTCAATTTTATGTTTCTCTTGAAGATAACCTGATGCGTCTGTTCGGTTCGGACAGAGTTTCTAAATGGATGGACCGAATGGGACTTAAAGAGGGTGAGGTGATACAACATAGTATGATCTCCAAATCAATCGAACGAGCTCAGAAGAAAGTTGAGGAAAATAACTTCGGAATCAGAAAGAGGCTTCTTGAGTATGATGATGTGATGAACTCACAGAGGGAAGTGATCTACAAGCGACGTAAGAACGCCCTGTTTGGTGAGAGATTAAAAGTTGATATTTTAAATATGCTTTATGATACCTCAGAAGACATTATTGCAATGTATAAAGGTATCGAAGACATCGAGTCTTTCAATTTTGCTTGCTTAAGTACTCTTGGAATCGAACCTCCTTTTGATGAAGATAAACTTAAAAGCACTCCTGCAGATAAACTGACAGAGGAATTATATGAGATTTCACTGAAAGAATACGATAAAAAAAATCAGTTGATCAGGGAAAAAGCTTATCCGATTATTCAGAAAGTATTTGAAGAAAGAGGCGCTACGGTTGAAGAAATTCTGGTGCCTTTTACTGACGGTAAAAAGCAAATTGGTATTTCAACTAACCTGAAAAGAAATGTTGAAACAGAATGCGATGAGCTGATCAATTCTATGGAAAAAATGATCACTCTGGCTCTGATAGATCAAAACTGGAAGGAACACCTTCGAGATATGGACGACCTTAAGCAGTCAGTTCAAAATGCTGTTTACGAACAAAAAGACCCTTTATTGATCTATAAGTTCGAAGGTTTTGAATTGTTTAAGAAATTCGTTGCAAGGCTTAATGAAGAGACAATCTCGTTTTTACTCAAGGCGAACTTGCCTGTACAGGAAGCTGATGAGGTAAAAGCTGCTCACCAGGCAAAAAGACAGAAACTTAAAGAGTCTAAAGAAGACAGTGGTTCTTTACTGAGCAGACAAGGTCAGGCAGCACCTCCACAAGGAAACAGACCTCCGGCACAAAAGGTTCAACCGATGAAATCTGAAAAGGTTGCCGGAAGAAATGACAAAGTTACTGTACAGTATACAGACGGAACTGTTAAAAAAGACGTTAAATTCAAAACAGTTGAAGAAGACGTCAACAACAATAAATGTGTCATTATCGAAAGTTGA
- the dapF gene encoding diaminopimelate epimerase, giving the protein MKINFYKYQGAGNDFVMLDNRSGDFDTITSEKISLLCDRRFGIGADGLITISESEDKDFDMVYYNADGSQSFCGNGSRCAVRFATHLKLVTNDECSFNSTDGPHHAKISEKNISIDLFVKGSPQKYSDREFFINTGSPHHILISDDLDNEDVKTIGSSIRHSDIYAPDGSNVNFISLFGENSLKIRTYERGVEDETLACGTGITAAALIGSKLGLTPPVKIIAKGGTLFAEFKHDQETDKYSDIWLIGPAEKVFEGTIEI; this is encoded by the coding sequence ATGAAAATTAACTTCTATAAATACCAGGGAGCGGGCAATGATTTTGTTATGCTCGACAACAGAAGCGGTGATTTTGATACAATCACTTCGGAAAAGATCTCACTTTTATGTGATCGTCGGTTTGGCATCGGTGCTGATGGATTGATAACTATCTCTGAATCGGAAGATAAGGATTTTGATATGGTCTATTACAATGCCGATGGAAGTCAGAGCTTTTGCGGTAACGGGAGTAGGTGCGCAGTAAGATTTGCCACCCACTTAAAACTGGTAACTAATGATGAGTGCTCTTTTAATTCAACTGATGGGCCACATCATGCCAAAATTTCCGAAAAAAACATTTCCATCGACCTTTTTGTCAAAGGCTCACCTCAGAAATATTCTGACAGGGAATTTTTTATCAATACAGGTTCTCCACATCACATATTAATCTCTGATGACCTCGACAATGAGGATGTAAAAACCATTGGATCTTCAATCAGGCACTCAGACATATATGCCCCAGATGGCTCAAATGTCAATTTCATTTCCTTGTTTGGAGAAAATTCACTTAAGATCAGAACCTACGAAAGAGGTGTCGAAGATGAAACCCTGGCCTGTGGTACAGGAATTACTGCAGCAGCATTAATTGGGAGCAAGCTGGGATTAACACCCCCCGTGAAAATTATTGCTAAAGGAGGCACACTCTTTGCAGAGTTTAAACACGATCAGGAAACTGACAAATATTCCGATATTTGGCTAATCGGGCCGGCAGAAAAAGTTTTTGAAGGAACAATCGAAATTTAA